The Streptomyces nitrosporeus genome includes a window with the following:
- a CDS encoding WhiB family transcriptional regulator — protein MDNWRMRAACRDEDPDLFFPIGTTGPALVQAEEAKAVCRTCPVREQCLEWALENKQDSGVWGGMDENERRAYKRRSRRQSRTHG, from the coding sequence ATGGACAACTGGCGTATGCGCGCGGCCTGCCGCGACGAGGACCCCGACCTGTTCTTCCCCATCGGCACGACGGGCCCCGCGCTCGTCCAGGCCGAGGAGGCCAAGGCGGTCTGCCGCACCTGCCCGGTGCGGGAGCAGTGCCTGGAATGGGCACTGGAGAACAAGCAGGACTCCGGTGTGTGGGGAGGCATGGACGAGAACGAGCGCAGGGCGTACAAGCGCCGCTCCCGCCGGCAGTCCAGGACCCACGGGTGA